The following is a genomic window from Spirosoma foliorum.
CCCGGTAAAAACGGATTCGAGTTGTTGCAGTCCATCGAAGGCAAAACGCCGGAAGTTATTTTTACGACTGCCTTCGACGAATACGCGATCAAAGCGTTCGAATTCAATGCACTCGATTACCTGCTTAAACCTGTTGAACTGGCTCGTTTATCGGAGGCCATTCACCGCGTAGAAGAAGAACTTCATGTGCCTGAAGCATCAGGGGCAACAGGAGGAATCGCGTCAAAAATTCTGGGTGAGAATGATCAGGTGTTCGTGAAAGATGGCGAAAAGTGCTGGTTTGTGAAATTGGGCAAAGTGCGCCTGTTCGAATCGATGGGGAACTACGTTCGACTCTATTTCGACGATCAGAAGCCCCTGGTCCTTAAGTCATTAAATGCGCTTGAAGATCGACTCAATCCGGCTACATTTTTCCGGGCTAATCGCAAACACATCATTAACCTGCAATGGATCGAAAAAATTGAACCCTGGTTTAGTGGAGGGTTGCTGGTGACGTTGCGTGGGGGCGATAAAATCGAAATTAGCCGTCGACAGGCTATTCGGTTTAAAGATTTGTTAAGTTTGTAGTGCGGGTAGTTAGGTGAAATGGGTAGAAATGTGTCTGATAGCTAATGAACTGCCCGTTTCTTCTAATTACCATACTTGCTCTTCATGAAGTACCTTGCTGCAACGTTATTCTTACTTTTTCTCTTTTCTGCCTGTCACTCTACAAATTCAGGGTCGCCCGTTTTAGAGCGTCAACATTATACCTTTACTGGCTCAGCTCGTTGTGATACAACCAGTAATACAGGGGTAGGGGTCGACGTTTCGTACATTTTGTTAAAAGACGACTCCGAAGGGGCCCGTAAAATTAATGATAGCCTGCGTTTACTGGCTGTGAATAGTGTAGTGGGCTGGCTCGATAGCGCCACTGTAGGAAGTCACCCAGAAGCCCGGACAGATCTGGCTAAGGCGGCTTCACTCTTCGCTTCCGATTACGAAGCCGTTCGAAAAGAAATGGGCAATTTTGGCGGTTGCTGGGAGCTGGAAACCAAAGCCGACACGGTGCATGCGGGCTCAAAGGCGCTGACGGTGAAGATTGAGACCTACGCTTATACAGGGGGCGCCCATCCTAATTCGAACCTGGCTTTCTATACATTTGACCGCGAAACAGGCCGAATATTAACCCTGAACGACATGATTGCTGACACAACGGCTTTGCTCGGCGTGCTCGAACAGGCGTTTCGACAGCAACAAAACTTGTTGCCCAAAGTAAATCTCGAAGAGCAGGGCTACTTCCTGCGCGATGGACGATTCTTTCTGCCCGCCAACGTAGGCACCAGTCGAGAGGGAATGGTTTTCTACTATAATCCCTATGAAATTGCGGCTTACGCGGTAGGACCAATTCAGGTAACTGTACCGTACGAAAAGCTAAACGGTATCCTCCGCGACGATTGGTTGTAAGTGATGATTACGAATTCAGTTAGCTTCCCTTTTGGAGTAAAGCCAGCAGTTTTTTGTTAAAATCGGCCGTCTGATCGCCAAGGCTGGAAAAAAAGGCTTTGTCGAAGGCTTCAACGGCCTCCTTAATCGGCATTGCTTTGTAATGAATAGTAGCTGGTTTGCACGCTAGCCACTACATAACGTATAAACTCGAAACGAAATGACACTTGAGCAGTTTACTCTCTCCTTATCTCAACAGCAGCCTCCCACCGACCTCCACCCGATTCTGCAAGGTTTATGGTACGACGCGAAGGACGATTGGGAGGCTGCTCATAACATCGCTCAAAGCCGGGAGGGAACTCAGGTCTACGATCGGTTGCATGCATACCTACATCGTAAAGAAGGCGATCGCTACAACGCCAACTATTGGTACCGTCGAGCAGGAGCTTCGTTTTTTGACGGCTCTTTAAAGGACGAATGGAAGGTGTTAGTTCAACAGATGTTGGAAGCCTAATCAGGAATTAAGGGACGTAAGGTCCACCAGTTTCGCCCCAACCCCAGGTTGGCATAGGAGCATCAATTGCTTCGCCAACAGAGTCGGCGTTGGAATTTATAACGGCCAATCGAGAACCCCATTCCAGGTAGCCAACCAACGCCGAGCGGAACTCCGGGTCATCAGGCAGTCCAACTGTATCGGCAGTGTCCAGAATTAAGTCAATCCAGCGTTTGCGCTGATTCTCGGTTAGGTATTTGCCTAAGTGTTTGTGAATCATTGTATAA
Proteins encoded in this region:
- a CDS encoding LytR/AlgR family response regulator transcription factor gives rise to the protein MKTLIIDDERLARNELRRLLENFPKIQIIGEAANADEALPMIDELEPELLFLDIQMPGKNGFELLQSIEGKTPEVIFTTAFDEYAIKAFEFNALDYLLKPVELARLSEAIHRVEEELHVPEASGATGGIASKILGENDQVFVKDGEKCWFVKLGKVRLFESMGNYVRLYFDDQKPLVLKSLNALEDRLNPATFFRANRKHIINLQWIEKIEPWFSGGLLVTLRGGDKIEISRRQAIRFKDLLSL
- a CDS encoding DUF3298 and DUF4163 domain-containing protein codes for the protein MKYLAATLFLLFLFSACHSTNSGSPVLERQHYTFTGSARCDTTSNTGVGVDVSYILLKDDSEGARKINDSLRLLAVNSVVGWLDSATVGSHPEARTDLAKAASLFASDYEAVRKEMGNFGGCWELETKADTVHAGSKALTVKIETYAYTGGAHPNSNLAFYTFDRETGRILTLNDMIADTTALLGVLEQAFRQQQNLLPKVNLEEQGYFLRDGRFFLPANVGTSREGMVFYYNPYEIAAYAVGPIQVTVPYEKLNGILRDDWL
- a CDS encoding group II truncated hemoglobin — translated: METQPKATVPTLYEWAGGMENFEAWTDLFYQRVHQDSILEPVFRGMAPEHAKHVAHFIAEVFRGPARYSSEEGSHYTMIHKHLGKYLTENQRKRWIDLILDTADTVGLPDDPEFRSALVGYLEWGSRLAVINSNADSVGEAIDAPMPTWGWGETGGPYVP